A genomic segment from Spinacia oleracea cultivar Varoflay chromosome 3, BTI_SOV_V1, whole genome shotgun sequence encodes:
- the LOC110774743 gene encoding calmodulin-binding transcription activator 5 isoform X1, with translation MESGFNGGLGGYDIHGFRTMEDLDVPNIMKEAKSRWLRPNEIHAILFNYTNFTIHVKPVSLPRGGTIVLFDRKKLRNFRKDGHNWKKKKDGKTVKEAHEHLKVGTEERIHVYYAHGEDNPKFVRRCYWLLDKALEHIVLVHYRETQESQVSPSTPTNSSFRSDLTDYSASQLLSRGNDCVVNQVYYPSMKERTEFGDGVSMNNLDMRLHEINTLDWDELLVSNNPTEATLTTRAEQNPYLQQDKQPSTFSSENNGSSLLTGHPHPGMLTSRNSMNPVADTSLAQVTHVGDMFLPLTVVQTHQKEEGRIYGMGAVGAGDLSDKMAKDGLQSQDSFGKWMNEIIVDSPESVGDPSFESSLETSHGSLMSSGAVNHEGPYPAQIFCITDISPTWAYSTEETKILVVGFYHQEYRQLAKATVYCVCGDTCVPAEIIQVGVFRCMVSPQSPGSVNFYLSIDCSTPISQVLTFEFRSPAMTNPVVRQDKSQWDMFRIQMRLAYLLFTTSKSLDILSSKVSQSALKEGKKFALKYSNTADSWAYFTKLTESGKITFERAKDNLFELSMKSRLKEWLLERVVGGSKISERDAEGQGVLHLCAILDYTWAVYPFSCCGLSLDFRDKFGWTALHWAAYYGREKMVAALLSARAKPNLVTDPTSENPGGCTSADLAAKQGFEGLAAYLSEKALVQQFEDMRIAGNAGGSLETQTYETSNANNITEEELDLKDTLTAYRTAADAAARIQVAFREQTLKQRSKIVEFLNPETEAQYIVAAMKIQHAFRNYELRKQMAAALRIQHRFRTWKLRKDFLNMRRKVIKIQAAFRGFLLRQQYQKFVWSVGVLEKAILRWRLRRKGFRGLKVEIQEPVDDQRQESDTEEDFYRASRKQAEERVEKAVVRVQSMFRSKQAQQEYRRMKLAHTQAQLEFEDSVNPNGFMNEM, from the exons ATGGAGAGCGGTTTTAATGGCGGACTTGGGGGTTATGATATTCATGGTTTTCGCACCATGGAAG ATTTGGATGTCCCAAACATAATGAAGGAAGCCAAAAGCAGGTGGCTTCGACCCAATGAGATCCATGCTATACTGTTTAACTATACTAATTTCACCATCCATGTGAAACCAGTGAGCTTACCAAGAG GTGGCACAATCGTGTTATTTGATCGTAAAAAGCTGCGTAATTTTCGGAAAGATGGTCACAATTGGAAGAAGAAAAAAGATGGAAAAACTGTCAAAGAAGCTCATGAACACCTCAAA GTCGGCACTGAAGAAAGAATACATGTGTACTATGCTCATGGTGAAGATAACCCAAAATTCGTCCGCAGGTGTTACTGGTTGCTTGATAA GGCTTTGGAACACATAGTGCTTGTTCATTACCGTGAAACTCAAGAG TCACAGGTTTCTCCGAGCACGCCGACAAATTCAAGTTTCCGTTCAGACTTAACTGACTATTCAGCTTCTCAGCTTCTGTCAAGAGGCAATGACTGCGTGGTCAATCAAGTTTATTACCCTTCCATGAAAGAGCGTACAG AATTTGGTGACGGTGTAAGTATGAACAATCTTGATATGAGACTGCATGAGATTAACACACTTGACTGGGATGAGCTTTTAGTGTCAAATAATCCCACTGAAGCAACTTTAACCACCAGAG CAGAACAGAATCCATACCTTCAACAAGATAAGCAACCTTCTACGTTCAGCTCAGAAAATAAT GGAAGCAGTTTGTTGACCGGACACCCTCATCCTGGTATGCTTACTTCCAGAAATTCAATGAACCCTGTTGCAGATACTAGTCTTGCACAAGTCACTCATGTGGGTGACATGTTTCTTCCTTTGACGGTGGTTCAAACACATCAAAAAGAGGAAGGAAGAATATATGGTATGGGGGCAGTAGGTGCTGGGGATTTGTCGGACAAAATGGCAAAAGATGGTTTGCAAAGTCAAGACAGCTTCGGAAAGTGGATGAATGAGATTATAGTTGATTCGCCTGAGTCAGTGGGTGATCCTTCATTTGAATCTTCTTTAGAAACTAGTCATGGGTCTCTTATGTCTTCAGGAGCAGTTAACCATGAAGGCCCTTACCCAGCACAAATTTTCTGCATAACTGATATATCACCAACGTGGGCATACTCAACTGAAGAAACAAAG ATATTAGTGGTTGGGTTCTATCATCAAGAATATCGACAATTAGCAAAGGCTACTGTATATTGTGTGTGTGGTGACACATGTGTTCCTGCTGAAATTATACAAGTTGGTGTGTTTCGTTGTATGGTTTCGCCACAGAGCCCTGGATCAGTGAACTTTTATTTGAGCATTGACTGTAGCACACCCATAAGTCAAGTGCTCACTTTTGAGTTCCGTTCCCCTGCAATGACTAATCCAGTTGTTAGGCAGGACAAGTCTCAGTGGGATATGTTCCGGATACAAATGAGACTCGCTTATTTGCTTTTTACCACCTCCAAGAGTCTTGACATTCTATCTAGCAAAGTATCACAGAGTGCTCTGAAGGAGGGGAAAAAGTTTGCTCTAAAATACTCAAATACTGCTGATAGTTGGGCATACTTCACCAAACTTACAGAAAGTGGTAAGATCACATTTGAACGAGCTAAAGACAATTTGTTTGAACTCTCTATGAAAAGCAGGCTCAAGGAATGGTTGTTGGAAAGAGTAGTTGGTGGGAGTAAAATTTCTGAACGTGATGCTGAAGGTCAGGGAGTTCTGCATTTGTGTGCTATCCTTGATTACACATGGGCAGTCTATCCATTTTCTTGCTGTGGCCTATCATTGGACTTCAGAGATAAGTTTGGATGGACGGCTCTTCATTGGGCTGCATACTATGGGAG GGAGAAAATGGTTGCTGCTCTTCTTTCTGCTAGAGCGAAGCCAAACTTGGTTACGGATCCAACTTCTGAAAACCCTGGTGGATGCACATCTGCTGATCTTGCAGCTAAGCAGGGTTTTGAGGGCTTAGCTGCTTATCTTTCCGAAAAGGCCTTGGTTCAGCAATTTGAAGATATGAGGATTGCAGGAAATGCTGGTGGCTCACTTGAAACCCAAACTTACGAGACTTCCAATGCCAACAACATAACTGAAGAGGAACTCGATCTAAAGGATACTCTGACAGCTTATCGCACAGCAGCAGATGCTGCTGCACGCATACAAGTTGCTTTTAGGGAGCAAACACTTAAGCAGAGGAGTAAAATTGTCGAGTTCTTGAATCCAGAGACTGAAGCACAATATATTGTTGCAGCAATGAAGATACAGCATGCTTTTCGAAACTACGAATTACGGAAGCAGATGGCTGCCGCTCTTCGCATACAGCATAGATTCCGTACTTGGAAACTTCGTAAAGATTTCCTCAATATGCGACGAAAAGTTATCAAGATTCAG GCTGCATTCAGGGGCTTCCTTTTGCGGCAGCAGTACCAAAAGTTTGTTTGGTCAGTTGGGGTGCTGGAGAAAGCCATACTGCGGTGGAGACTGAGGAGGAAAGGCTTCCGTGGTCTTAAGGTTGAAATTCAGGAGCCTGTTGATGATCAGAGACAAGAAAGTGATACAGAGGAAGATTTCTATCGAGCTAGCAGAAAACAAGCTGAGGAGCGTGTTGAAAAAGCTGTGGTGCGTGTACAGTCTATGTTCCGTTCAAAGCAGGCACAGCAAGAATATCGAAGGATGAAATTGGCTCATACACAAGCACAG cttgaatttgaagattcaGTTAATCCAAATGGCTTTATGAACGAAATGTAG
- the LOC110774743 gene encoding calmodulin-binding transcription activator 5 isoform X5 has translation MESGFNGGLGGYDIHGFRTMEGGTIVLFDRKKLRNFRKDGHNWKKKKDGKTVKEAHEHLKVGTEERIHVYYAHGEDNPKFVRRCYWLLDKALEHIVLVHYRETQESQVSPSTPTNSSFRSDLTDYSASQLLSRGNDCVVNQVYYPSMKERTEFGDGVSMNNLDMRLHEINTLDWDELLVSNNPTEATLTTRAEQNPYLQQDKQPSTFSSENNGSSLLTGHPHPGMLTSRNSMNPVADTSLAQVTHVGDMFLPLTVVQTHQKEEGRIYGMGAVGAGDLSDKMAKDGLQSQDSFGKWMNEIIVDSPESVGDPSFESSLETSHGSLMSSGAVNHEGPYPAQIFCITDISPTWAYSTEETKILVVGFYHQEYRQLAKATVYCVCGDTCVPAEIIQVGVFRCMVSPQSPGSVNFYLSIDCSTPISQVLTFEFRSPAMTNPVVRQDKSQWDMFRIQMRLAYLLFTTSKSLDILSSKVSQSALKEGKKFALKYSNTADSWAYFTKLTESGKITFERAKDNLFELSMKSRLKEWLLERVVGGSKISERDAEGQGVLHLCAILDYTWAVYPFSCCGLSLDFRDKFGWTALHWAAYYGREKMVAALLSARAKPNLVTDPTSENPGGCTSADLAAKQGFEGLAAYLSEKALVQQFEDMRIAGNAGGSLETQTYETSNANNITEEELDLKDTLTAYRTAADAAARIQVAFREQTLKQRSKIVEFLNPETEAQYIVAAMKIQHAFRNYELRKQMAAALRIQHRFRTWKLRKDFLNMRRKVIKIQAAFRGFLLRQQYQKFVWSVGVLEKAILRWRLRRKGFRGLKVEIQEPVDDQRQESDTEEDFYRASRKQAEERVEKAVVRVQSMFRSKQAQQEYRRMKLAHTQAQLEFEDSVNPNGFMNEM, from the exons ATGGAGAGCGGTTTTAATGGCGGACTTGGGGGTTATGATATTCATGGTTTTCGCACCATGGAAG GTGGCACAATCGTGTTATTTGATCGTAAAAAGCTGCGTAATTTTCGGAAAGATGGTCACAATTGGAAGAAGAAAAAAGATGGAAAAACTGTCAAAGAAGCTCATGAACACCTCAAA GTCGGCACTGAAGAAAGAATACATGTGTACTATGCTCATGGTGAAGATAACCCAAAATTCGTCCGCAGGTGTTACTGGTTGCTTGATAA GGCTTTGGAACACATAGTGCTTGTTCATTACCGTGAAACTCAAGAG TCACAGGTTTCTCCGAGCACGCCGACAAATTCAAGTTTCCGTTCAGACTTAACTGACTATTCAGCTTCTCAGCTTCTGTCAAGAGGCAATGACTGCGTGGTCAATCAAGTTTATTACCCTTCCATGAAAGAGCGTACAG AATTTGGTGACGGTGTAAGTATGAACAATCTTGATATGAGACTGCATGAGATTAACACACTTGACTGGGATGAGCTTTTAGTGTCAAATAATCCCACTGAAGCAACTTTAACCACCAGAG CAGAACAGAATCCATACCTTCAACAAGATAAGCAACCTTCTACGTTCAGCTCAGAAAATAAT GGAAGCAGTTTGTTGACCGGACACCCTCATCCTGGTATGCTTACTTCCAGAAATTCAATGAACCCTGTTGCAGATACTAGTCTTGCACAAGTCACTCATGTGGGTGACATGTTTCTTCCTTTGACGGTGGTTCAAACACATCAAAAAGAGGAAGGAAGAATATATGGTATGGGGGCAGTAGGTGCTGGGGATTTGTCGGACAAAATGGCAAAAGATGGTTTGCAAAGTCAAGACAGCTTCGGAAAGTGGATGAATGAGATTATAGTTGATTCGCCTGAGTCAGTGGGTGATCCTTCATTTGAATCTTCTTTAGAAACTAGTCATGGGTCTCTTATGTCTTCAGGAGCAGTTAACCATGAAGGCCCTTACCCAGCACAAATTTTCTGCATAACTGATATATCACCAACGTGGGCATACTCAACTGAAGAAACAAAG ATATTAGTGGTTGGGTTCTATCATCAAGAATATCGACAATTAGCAAAGGCTACTGTATATTGTGTGTGTGGTGACACATGTGTTCCTGCTGAAATTATACAAGTTGGTGTGTTTCGTTGTATGGTTTCGCCACAGAGCCCTGGATCAGTGAACTTTTATTTGAGCATTGACTGTAGCACACCCATAAGTCAAGTGCTCACTTTTGAGTTCCGTTCCCCTGCAATGACTAATCCAGTTGTTAGGCAGGACAAGTCTCAGTGGGATATGTTCCGGATACAAATGAGACTCGCTTATTTGCTTTTTACCACCTCCAAGAGTCTTGACATTCTATCTAGCAAAGTATCACAGAGTGCTCTGAAGGAGGGGAAAAAGTTTGCTCTAAAATACTCAAATACTGCTGATAGTTGGGCATACTTCACCAAACTTACAGAAAGTGGTAAGATCACATTTGAACGAGCTAAAGACAATTTGTTTGAACTCTCTATGAAAAGCAGGCTCAAGGAATGGTTGTTGGAAAGAGTAGTTGGTGGGAGTAAAATTTCTGAACGTGATGCTGAAGGTCAGGGAGTTCTGCATTTGTGTGCTATCCTTGATTACACATGGGCAGTCTATCCATTTTCTTGCTGTGGCCTATCATTGGACTTCAGAGATAAGTTTGGATGGACGGCTCTTCATTGGGCTGCATACTATGGGAG GGAGAAAATGGTTGCTGCTCTTCTTTCTGCTAGAGCGAAGCCAAACTTGGTTACGGATCCAACTTCTGAAAACCCTGGTGGATGCACATCTGCTGATCTTGCAGCTAAGCAGGGTTTTGAGGGCTTAGCTGCTTATCTTTCCGAAAAGGCCTTGGTTCAGCAATTTGAAGATATGAGGATTGCAGGAAATGCTGGTGGCTCACTTGAAACCCAAACTTACGAGACTTCCAATGCCAACAACATAACTGAAGAGGAACTCGATCTAAAGGATACTCTGACAGCTTATCGCACAGCAGCAGATGCTGCTGCACGCATACAAGTTGCTTTTAGGGAGCAAACACTTAAGCAGAGGAGTAAAATTGTCGAGTTCTTGAATCCAGAGACTGAAGCACAATATATTGTTGCAGCAATGAAGATACAGCATGCTTTTCGAAACTACGAATTACGGAAGCAGATGGCTGCCGCTCTTCGCATACAGCATAGATTCCGTACTTGGAAACTTCGTAAAGATTTCCTCAATATGCGACGAAAAGTTATCAAGATTCAG GCTGCATTCAGGGGCTTCCTTTTGCGGCAGCAGTACCAAAAGTTTGTTTGGTCAGTTGGGGTGCTGGAGAAAGCCATACTGCGGTGGAGACTGAGGAGGAAAGGCTTCCGTGGTCTTAAGGTTGAAATTCAGGAGCCTGTTGATGATCAGAGACAAGAAAGTGATACAGAGGAAGATTTCTATCGAGCTAGCAGAAAACAAGCTGAGGAGCGTGTTGAAAAAGCTGTGGTGCGTGTACAGTCTATGTTCCGTTCAAAGCAGGCACAGCAAGAATATCGAAGGATGAAATTGGCTCATACACAAGCACAG cttgaatttgaagattcaGTTAATCCAAATGGCTTTATGAACGAAATGTAG
- the LOC110774743 gene encoding calmodulin-binding transcription activator 5 isoform X2, with amino-acid sequence MESGFNGGLGGYDIHGFRTMEDLDVPNIMKEAKSRWLRPNEIHAILFNYTNFTIHVKPVSLPRGGTIVLFDRKKLRNFRKDGHNWKKKKDGKTVKEAHEHLKVGTEERIHVYYAHGEDNPKFVRRCYWLLDKALEHIVLVHYRETQESQVSPSTPTNSSFRSDLTDYSASQLLSRGNDCVVNQVYYPSMKERTEFGDGVSMNNLDMRLHEINTLDWDELLVSNNPTEATLTTREQNPYLQQDKQPSTFSSENNGSSLLTGHPHPGMLTSRNSMNPVADTSLAQVTHVGDMFLPLTVVQTHQKEEGRIYGMGAVGAGDLSDKMAKDGLQSQDSFGKWMNEIIVDSPESVGDPSFESSLETSHGSLMSSGAVNHEGPYPAQIFCITDISPTWAYSTEETKILVVGFYHQEYRQLAKATVYCVCGDTCVPAEIIQVGVFRCMVSPQSPGSVNFYLSIDCSTPISQVLTFEFRSPAMTNPVVRQDKSQWDMFRIQMRLAYLLFTTSKSLDILSSKVSQSALKEGKKFALKYSNTADSWAYFTKLTESGKITFERAKDNLFELSMKSRLKEWLLERVVGGSKISERDAEGQGVLHLCAILDYTWAVYPFSCCGLSLDFRDKFGWTALHWAAYYGREKMVAALLSARAKPNLVTDPTSENPGGCTSADLAAKQGFEGLAAYLSEKALVQQFEDMRIAGNAGGSLETQTYETSNANNITEEELDLKDTLTAYRTAADAAARIQVAFREQTLKQRSKIVEFLNPETEAQYIVAAMKIQHAFRNYELRKQMAAALRIQHRFRTWKLRKDFLNMRRKVIKIQAAFRGFLLRQQYQKFVWSVGVLEKAILRWRLRRKGFRGLKVEIQEPVDDQRQESDTEEDFYRASRKQAEERVEKAVVRVQSMFRSKQAQQEYRRMKLAHTQAQLEFEDSVNPNGFMNEM; translated from the exons ATGGAGAGCGGTTTTAATGGCGGACTTGGGGGTTATGATATTCATGGTTTTCGCACCATGGAAG ATTTGGATGTCCCAAACATAATGAAGGAAGCCAAAAGCAGGTGGCTTCGACCCAATGAGATCCATGCTATACTGTTTAACTATACTAATTTCACCATCCATGTGAAACCAGTGAGCTTACCAAGAG GTGGCACAATCGTGTTATTTGATCGTAAAAAGCTGCGTAATTTTCGGAAAGATGGTCACAATTGGAAGAAGAAAAAAGATGGAAAAACTGTCAAAGAAGCTCATGAACACCTCAAA GTCGGCACTGAAGAAAGAATACATGTGTACTATGCTCATGGTGAAGATAACCCAAAATTCGTCCGCAGGTGTTACTGGTTGCTTGATAA GGCTTTGGAACACATAGTGCTTGTTCATTACCGTGAAACTCAAGAG TCACAGGTTTCTCCGAGCACGCCGACAAATTCAAGTTTCCGTTCAGACTTAACTGACTATTCAGCTTCTCAGCTTCTGTCAAGAGGCAATGACTGCGTGGTCAATCAAGTTTATTACCCTTCCATGAAAGAGCGTACAG AATTTGGTGACGGTGTAAGTATGAACAATCTTGATATGAGACTGCATGAGATTAACACACTTGACTGGGATGAGCTTTTAGTGTCAAATAATCCCACTGAAGCAACTTTAACCACCAGAG AACAGAATCCATACCTTCAACAAGATAAGCAACCTTCTACGTTCAGCTCAGAAAATAAT GGAAGCAGTTTGTTGACCGGACACCCTCATCCTGGTATGCTTACTTCCAGAAATTCAATGAACCCTGTTGCAGATACTAGTCTTGCACAAGTCACTCATGTGGGTGACATGTTTCTTCCTTTGACGGTGGTTCAAACACATCAAAAAGAGGAAGGAAGAATATATGGTATGGGGGCAGTAGGTGCTGGGGATTTGTCGGACAAAATGGCAAAAGATGGTTTGCAAAGTCAAGACAGCTTCGGAAAGTGGATGAATGAGATTATAGTTGATTCGCCTGAGTCAGTGGGTGATCCTTCATTTGAATCTTCTTTAGAAACTAGTCATGGGTCTCTTATGTCTTCAGGAGCAGTTAACCATGAAGGCCCTTACCCAGCACAAATTTTCTGCATAACTGATATATCACCAACGTGGGCATACTCAACTGAAGAAACAAAG ATATTAGTGGTTGGGTTCTATCATCAAGAATATCGACAATTAGCAAAGGCTACTGTATATTGTGTGTGTGGTGACACATGTGTTCCTGCTGAAATTATACAAGTTGGTGTGTTTCGTTGTATGGTTTCGCCACAGAGCCCTGGATCAGTGAACTTTTATTTGAGCATTGACTGTAGCACACCCATAAGTCAAGTGCTCACTTTTGAGTTCCGTTCCCCTGCAATGACTAATCCAGTTGTTAGGCAGGACAAGTCTCAGTGGGATATGTTCCGGATACAAATGAGACTCGCTTATTTGCTTTTTACCACCTCCAAGAGTCTTGACATTCTATCTAGCAAAGTATCACAGAGTGCTCTGAAGGAGGGGAAAAAGTTTGCTCTAAAATACTCAAATACTGCTGATAGTTGGGCATACTTCACCAAACTTACAGAAAGTGGTAAGATCACATTTGAACGAGCTAAAGACAATTTGTTTGAACTCTCTATGAAAAGCAGGCTCAAGGAATGGTTGTTGGAAAGAGTAGTTGGTGGGAGTAAAATTTCTGAACGTGATGCTGAAGGTCAGGGAGTTCTGCATTTGTGTGCTATCCTTGATTACACATGGGCAGTCTATCCATTTTCTTGCTGTGGCCTATCATTGGACTTCAGAGATAAGTTTGGATGGACGGCTCTTCATTGGGCTGCATACTATGGGAG GGAGAAAATGGTTGCTGCTCTTCTTTCTGCTAGAGCGAAGCCAAACTTGGTTACGGATCCAACTTCTGAAAACCCTGGTGGATGCACATCTGCTGATCTTGCAGCTAAGCAGGGTTTTGAGGGCTTAGCTGCTTATCTTTCCGAAAAGGCCTTGGTTCAGCAATTTGAAGATATGAGGATTGCAGGAAATGCTGGTGGCTCACTTGAAACCCAAACTTACGAGACTTCCAATGCCAACAACATAACTGAAGAGGAACTCGATCTAAAGGATACTCTGACAGCTTATCGCACAGCAGCAGATGCTGCTGCACGCATACAAGTTGCTTTTAGGGAGCAAACACTTAAGCAGAGGAGTAAAATTGTCGAGTTCTTGAATCCAGAGACTGAAGCACAATATATTGTTGCAGCAATGAAGATACAGCATGCTTTTCGAAACTACGAATTACGGAAGCAGATGGCTGCCGCTCTTCGCATACAGCATAGATTCCGTACTTGGAAACTTCGTAAAGATTTCCTCAATATGCGACGAAAAGTTATCAAGATTCAG GCTGCATTCAGGGGCTTCCTTTTGCGGCAGCAGTACCAAAAGTTTGTTTGGTCAGTTGGGGTGCTGGAGAAAGCCATACTGCGGTGGAGACTGAGGAGGAAAGGCTTCCGTGGTCTTAAGGTTGAAATTCAGGAGCCTGTTGATGATCAGAGACAAGAAAGTGATACAGAGGAAGATTTCTATCGAGCTAGCAGAAAACAAGCTGAGGAGCGTGTTGAAAAAGCTGTGGTGCGTGTACAGTCTATGTTCCGTTCAAAGCAGGCACAGCAAGAATATCGAAGGATGAAATTGGCTCATACACAAGCACAG cttgaatttgaagattcaGTTAATCCAAATGGCTTTATGAACGAAATGTAG
- the LOC110774743 gene encoding calmodulin-binding transcription activator 5 isoform X6 codes for MESGFNGGLGGYDIHGFRTMEGGTIVLFDRKKLRNFRKDGHNWKKKKDGKTVKEAHEHLKVGTEERIHVYYAHGEDNPKFVRRCYWLLDKALEHIVLVHYRETQESQVSPSTPTNSSFRSDLTDYSASQLLSRGNDCVVNQVYYPSMKERTEFGDGVSMNNLDMRLHEINTLDWDELLVSNNPTEATLTTREQNPYLQQDKQPSTFSSENNGSSLLTGHPHPGMLTSRNSMNPVADTSLAQVTHVGDMFLPLTVVQTHQKEEGRIYGMGAVGAGDLSDKMAKDGLQSQDSFGKWMNEIIVDSPESVGDPSFESSLETSHGSLMSSGAVNHEGPYPAQIFCITDISPTWAYSTEETKILVVGFYHQEYRQLAKATVYCVCGDTCVPAEIIQVGVFRCMVSPQSPGSVNFYLSIDCSTPISQVLTFEFRSPAMTNPVVRQDKSQWDMFRIQMRLAYLLFTTSKSLDILSSKVSQSALKEGKKFALKYSNTADSWAYFTKLTESGKITFERAKDNLFELSMKSRLKEWLLERVVGGSKISERDAEGQGVLHLCAILDYTWAVYPFSCCGLSLDFRDKFGWTALHWAAYYGREKMVAALLSARAKPNLVTDPTSENPGGCTSADLAAKQGFEGLAAYLSEKALVQQFEDMRIAGNAGGSLETQTYETSNANNITEEELDLKDTLTAYRTAADAAARIQVAFREQTLKQRSKIVEFLNPETEAQYIVAAMKIQHAFRNYELRKQMAAALRIQHRFRTWKLRKDFLNMRRKVIKIQAAFRGFLLRQQYQKFVWSVGVLEKAILRWRLRRKGFRGLKVEIQEPVDDQRQESDTEEDFYRASRKQAEERVEKAVVRVQSMFRSKQAQQEYRRMKLAHTQAQLEFEDSVNPNGFMNEM; via the exons ATGGAGAGCGGTTTTAATGGCGGACTTGGGGGTTATGATATTCATGGTTTTCGCACCATGGAAG GTGGCACAATCGTGTTATTTGATCGTAAAAAGCTGCGTAATTTTCGGAAAGATGGTCACAATTGGAAGAAGAAAAAAGATGGAAAAACTGTCAAAGAAGCTCATGAACACCTCAAA GTCGGCACTGAAGAAAGAATACATGTGTACTATGCTCATGGTGAAGATAACCCAAAATTCGTCCGCAGGTGTTACTGGTTGCTTGATAA GGCTTTGGAACACATAGTGCTTGTTCATTACCGTGAAACTCAAGAG TCACAGGTTTCTCCGAGCACGCCGACAAATTCAAGTTTCCGTTCAGACTTAACTGACTATTCAGCTTCTCAGCTTCTGTCAAGAGGCAATGACTGCGTGGTCAATCAAGTTTATTACCCTTCCATGAAAGAGCGTACAG AATTTGGTGACGGTGTAAGTATGAACAATCTTGATATGAGACTGCATGAGATTAACACACTTGACTGGGATGAGCTTTTAGTGTCAAATAATCCCACTGAAGCAACTTTAACCACCAGAG AACAGAATCCATACCTTCAACAAGATAAGCAACCTTCTACGTTCAGCTCAGAAAATAAT GGAAGCAGTTTGTTGACCGGACACCCTCATCCTGGTATGCTTACTTCCAGAAATTCAATGAACCCTGTTGCAGATACTAGTCTTGCACAAGTCACTCATGTGGGTGACATGTTTCTTCCTTTGACGGTGGTTCAAACACATCAAAAAGAGGAAGGAAGAATATATGGTATGGGGGCAGTAGGTGCTGGGGATTTGTCGGACAAAATGGCAAAAGATGGTTTGCAAAGTCAAGACAGCTTCGGAAAGTGGATGAATGAGATTATAGTTGATTCGCCTGAGTCAGTGGGTGATCCTTCATTTGAATCTTCTTTAGAAACTAGTCATGGGTCTCTTATGTCTTCAGGAGCAGTTAACCATGAAGGCCCTTACCCAGCACAAATTTTCTGCATAACTGATATATCACCAACGTGGGCATACTCAACTGAAGAAACAAAG ATATTAGTGGTTGGGTTCTATCATCAAGAATATCGACAATTAGCAAAGGCTACTGTATATTGTGTGTGTGGTGACACATGTGTTCCTGCTGAAATTATACAAGTTGGTGTGTTTCGTTGTATGGTTTCGCCACAGAGCCCTGGATCAGTGAACTTTTATTTGAGCATTGACTGTAGCACACCCATAAGTCAAGTGCTCACTTTTGAGTTCCGTTCCCCTGCAATGACTAATCCAGTTGTTAGGCAGGACAAGTCTCAGTGGGATATGTTCCGGATACAAATGAGACTCGCTTATTTGCTTTTTACCACCTCCAAGAGTCTTGACATTCTATCTAGCAAAGTATCACAGAGTGCTCTGAAGGAGGGGAAAAAGTTTGCTCTAAAATACTCAAATACTGCTGATAGTTGGGCATACTTCACCAAACTTACAGAAAGTGGTAAGATCACATTTGAACGAGCTAAAGACAATTTGTTTGAACTCTCTATGAAAAGCAGGCTCAAGGAATGGTTGTTGGAAAGAGTAGTTGGTGGGAGTAAAATTTCTGAACGTGATGCTGAAGGTCAGGGAGTTCTGCATTTGTGTGCTATCCTTGATTACACATGGGCAGTCTATCCATTTTCTTGCTGTGGCCTATCATTGGACTTCAGAGATAAGTTTGGATGGACGGCTCTTCATTGGGCTGCATACTATGGGAG GGAGAAAATGGTTGCTGCTCTTCTTTCTGCTAGAGCGAAGCCAAACTTGGTTACGGATCCAACTTCTGAAAACCCTGGTGGATGCACATCTGCTGATCTTGCAGCTAAGCAGGGTTTTGAGGGCTTAGCTGCTTATCTTTCCGAAAAGGCCTTGGTTCAGCAATTTGAAGATATGAGGATTGCAGGAAATGCTGGTGGCTCACTTGAAACCCAAACTTACGAGACTTCCAATGCCAACAACATAACTGAAGAGGAACTCGATCTAAAGGATACTCTGACAGCTTATCGCACAGCAGCAGATGCTGCTGCACGCATACAAGTTGCTTTTAGGGAGCAAACACTTAAGCAGAGGAGTAAAATTGTCGAGTTCTTGAATCCAGAGACTGAAGCACAATATATTGTTGCAGCAATGAAGATACAGCATGCTTTTCGAAACTACGAATTACGGAAGCAGATGGCTGCCGCTCTTCGCATACAGCATAGATTCCGTACTTGGAAACTTCGTAAAGATTTCCTCAATATGCGACGAAAAGTTATCAAGATTCAG GCTGCATTCAGGGGCTTCCTTTTGCGGCAGCAGTACCAAAAGTTTGTTTGGTCAGTTGGGGTGCTGGAGAAAGCCATACTGCGGTGGAGACTGAGGAGGAAAGGCTTCCGTGGTCTTAAGGTTGAAATTCAGGAGCCTGTTGATGATCAGAGACAAGAAAGTGATACAGAGGAAGATTTCTATCGAGCTAGCAGAAAACAAGCTGAGGAGCGTGTTGAAAAAGCTGTGGTGCGTGTACAGTCTATGTTCCGTTCAAAGCAGGCACAGCAAGAATATCGAAGGATGAAATTGGCTCATACACAAGCACAG cttgaatttgaagattcaGTTAATCCAAATGGCTTTATGAACGAAATGTAG